In the genome of Elephas maximus indicus isolate mEleMax1 chromosome 6, mEleMax1 primary haplotype, whole genome shotgun sequence, one region contains:
- the LOC126078191 gene encoding sp110 nuclear body protein-like, giving the protein MFTVTRALEEALFQHFICQKLEIAYAIHKPFPFFEGLQDKFCITEKMYKESLEACQNLVPVSRAVHNILTQLERTFDLSFLMTLFSPIDLREYPNLLTVLRSFKTGNEVP; this is encoded by the exons ATGTTCACCGTGACCAGGGCCTTGGAAGAGGCTCTTTTTCAGCACTTCATATGCCAGAAGCTGGAGATCGCCTATGCCATACACAAGCCATTTCCCTTCTTTGAAGGCCTCCAAGACAAGTTCTGCATTACTGAGAAAATGTATAAG GAATCTCTGGAAGCCTGTCAAAACTTGGTCCCTGTATCCAGAGCGGTGCACAACATCCTTACCCAACTGGAGAGAACGTTTGACCTGTCATTTCTGATGACATTGTTCAGCCCGATTGACCTGCGCGAATACCCCAATCTACTGACTGTTCTCAGGAGCTTCAAAACGGGCAATGAGGTTCCTTGA